In one Rhodohalobacter sp. 614A genomic region, the following are encoded:
- the nqrC gene encoding NADH:ubiquinone reductase (Na(+)-transporting) subunit C: protein MDVNKNSYTFMFAAIMVIVVAALLSFAATTLKPYQDENERLEKMQSILSSIKVEVSREEAAELYPEYIVQELVVSNHEEKPGIEAFNVDLTKEVRKSNIEREAPLYIAEKEGQRFFVIPIRGTGLWGPIWGYISLQEDVSTLYGAVFDHQGETPGLGAEIATAAFETQFEGKEILDDSGNLIGIDVRKGDASTQYQVDGISGGTITSEGVEAMILDCLESYIPFLKDYAATYSTAGSEL from the coding sequence ATGGATGTAAATAAGAATAGTTACACATTTATGTTCGCCGCCATTATGGTGATCGTTGTTGCGGCCCTTTTATCCTTTGCTGCAACAACCCTGAAACCTTACCAGGATGAAAACGAACGTCTCGAAAAAATGCAGAGTATCCTCAGTTCTATTAAAGTGGAAGTGAGCCGCGAGGAAGCCGCTGAGTTATATCCGGAATACATCGTCCAGGAACTGGTAGTGAGCAATCACGAAGAAAAACCCGGCATTGAAGCTTTCAATGTAGACCTGACCAAAGAAGTCCGCAAGTCTAACATTGAACGTGAAGCTCCACTTTACATAGCAGAAAAAGAAGGGCAACGATTTTTTGTAATCCCGATCCGGGGCACCGGACTTTGGGGGCCAATCTGGGGATATATTTCTCTTCAGGAAGATGTATCTACACTTTATGGCGCTGTATTTGATCATCAGGGAGAAACACCCGGCCTGGGAGCTGAAATTGCTACAGCCGCTTTTGAAACTCAATTTGAAGGCAAAGAAATCCTGGATGATTCAGGCAATCTTATAGGGATTGATGTTCGAAAAGGCGACGCTTCAACCCAATATCAGGTAGACGGAATTAGCGGAGGTACTATTACCTCCGAAGGAGTGGAAGCAATGATTCTGGATTGTCTGGAATCTTACATCCCATTTCTGAAAGATTATGCCGCAACATATTCAACCGCAGGTTCAGAACTTTAA
- a CDS encoding NADH:ubiquinone reductase (Na(+)-transporting) subunit D — protein sequence MAEEVLEKEAVEQEAKVTTKTREPLFSKRNRKLISDPFDDDNPITVQVLGICSALAITVKLYPAVVMAISVMFVLAAGNVIVSLMRNFIPNRIRIIVQLVVVAALVVLVDQVLKAFVYDVSKELSVFVGLIITNCIIMGRLEAFALGNKPWRSFLDGIGNAFGYGIILIIVAFFRELLGSGTLFGLQIIPDSWYIVNGGFYSNNGFMLLPPMALITVGIIIWVQRSRNTKLIEE from the coding sequence ATGGCAGAAGAAGTACTAGAAAAAGAAGCTGTTGAACAGGAGGCAAAGGTCACTACAAAGACCCGTGAGCCCCTGTTTTCTAAAAGAAACCGAAAACTGATTAGTGATCCGTTTGATGACGATAACCCGATTACTGTACAGGTTTTGGGAATTTGTTCGGCACTCGCTATTACTGTAAAACTCTATCCGGCTGTAGTGATGGCTATATCGGTGATGTTTGTACTGGCTGCCGGTAACGTCATTGTCTCTTTGATGAGAAATTTCATCCCAAACCGAATCCGAATCATCGTTCAGCTTGTGGTTGTAGCTGCACTTGTGGTTTTGGTAGATCAGGTGTTAAAAGCTTTTGTTTACGATGTATCAAAAGAACTGTCGGTGTTCGTGGGATTGATTATCACCAACTGTATTATTATGGGGCGGCTTGAAGCCTTTGCTCTTGGAAATAAACCATGGAGATCGTTCCTGGATGGTATTGGTAATGCATTTGGCTATGGTATCATTTTAATCATTGTAGCTTTCTTCCGCGAATTACTTGGTTCAGGAACTTTATTTGGCCTCCAGATTATTCCGGACTCCTGGTACATCGTAAATGGCGGCTTTTACAGTAACAACGGATTTATGCTGCTCCCCCCCATGGCACTCATCACCGTGGGTATCATCATTTGGGTACAGCGGTCACGAAATACTAAACTCATAGAGGAGTAA
- the nqrE gene encoding NADH:ubiquinone reductase (Na(+)-transporting) subunit E — MQELLNIFVKSIFVENMIFAYFLGMCSYLAVSKTVKTGVGLGAAVIFVMAITVPANYLLENYVLQEGALAWLGPQFAAVDLSFLSFIIFIAVIASMVQLVEMAVEKFAPALYNSLGIFLPLIAVNCSILGGSLFMQERNYATILEASVFGFGSGIGWFLAIVAIAAIREKIRYSNVPAPLRGLGITFIVTGLMGIAFMSFMGIKL; from the coding sequence ATGCAAGAACTTTTAAACATATTCGTAAAGTCGATTTTTGTTGAGAACATGATTTTTGCCTACTTCCTGGGCATGTGTTCTTATCTCGCAGTATCCAAAACGGTGAAAACAGGTGTAGGTTTGGGAGCGGCTGTTATCTTTGTGATGGCCATCACTGTTCCGGCCAATTATCTTCTTGAAAACTATGTACTGCAAGAAGGAGCACTGGCATGGCTTGGACCACAATTTGCAGCCGTAGACCTTAGCTTCCTTTCCTTTATTATTTTCATTGCGGTTATTGCTTCAATGGTACAGCTTGTGGAGATGGCCGTCGAAAAATTCGCGCCTGCACTCTATAACTCATTAGGTATTTTCCTTCCGCTTATTGCAGTAAACTGTTCCATTCTCGGTGGTTCTCTGTTCATGCAGGAGAGGAATTACGCAACAATCCTTGAAGCTTCAGTGTTTGGTTTTGGAAGTGGAATAGGGTGGTTTTTGGCAATTGTAGCTATCGCTGCTATCCGCGAGAAAATCCGTTATTCAAACGTGCCGGCTCCACTCCGTGGACTGGGAATCACATTTATTGTAACCGGCCTGATGGGCATCGCTTTCATGTCGTTTATGGGAATCAAGTTATAA
- the nqrF gene encoding NADH:ubiquinone reductase (Na(+)-transporting) subunit F — protein MIFASTTLIVTTSIVVFFLVILLLVSILLGAKSVLAPSGPVKLEINGEMELEVESGGTLLNTLGNNKIFLPSACGGGGTCITCKCQVMEGGGGILPTEEPHFTRKEQQENWRLGCQVKVKEDMKIRIPEEIFGIKKWEAKVVSNYNVASFIKEFIVEIPEDMDYKAGGYIQIEIPPCEIDYKDIDITAHPKEHPGAPDKFQLEWDKFGLWDLKMKNSEFVERAYSMASYPAEGRKIMLNVRIATPPWDKSKNGWMDVNPGVASSYIFSRKPGDTVTVSGPYGEFFIKEDSQKEMLYIGGGAGMAPMRSHLYELFKTLKTGRKVTYWYGGRSKRELFYLDHFRHLEEQFENFKFYVVLSEPLEEDKWVEKKDVNDSEGDGFLGFVHQAVIDQYLQNHPEPEEIEFYFCGPPLMNQAVQKMCDEWGVPEENVSFDDFDS, from the coding sequence ATGATATTTGCTTCAACAACACTCATCGTTACCACCAGTATTGTTGTATTCTTTCTGGTGATACTACTTCTTGTTTCAATCCTTCTTGGAGCCAAGTCTGTACTGGCACCTTCCGGGCCCGTAAAGCTTGAGATTAATGGGGAAATGGAACTCGAAGTGGAGTCTGGCGGAACGCTCCTAAACACACTCGGAAATAATAAAATTTTCCTTCCCTCTGCTTGCGGAGGCGGCGGTACATGTATTACATGTAAATGCCAGGTGATGGAAGGCGGTGGCGGTATTCTTCCTACCGAAGAACCTCATTTTACCCGAAAAGAGCAGCAGGAAAATTGGCGGCTTGGCTGCCAGGTAAAGGTAAAAGAGGATATGAAAATCCGGATTCCGGAAGAAATCTTCGGGATCAAGAAATGGGAAGCTAAAGTGGTTTCCAATTACAACGTAGCCTCCTTCATTAAGGAGTTTATTGTTGAAATTCCTGAAGACATGGATTACAAAGCGGGTGGTTATATCCAGATTGAAATCCCCCCGTGTGAAATTGATTATAAAGATATTGATATCACTGCCCATCCGAAGGAACATCCCGGAGCGCCTGATAAATTCCAGCTTGAATGGGACAAGTTCGGACTGTGGGATCTTAAAATGAAGAATAGTGAGTTCGTTGAAAGAGCTTACTCTATGGCTAGCTATCCTGCAGAAGGCCGTAAAATTATGTTGAACGTGCGTATTGCCACGCCGCCATGGGATAAGTCTAAAAATGGATGGATGGATGTAAATCCGGGTGTGGCTTCATCCTATATCTTTTCAAGAAAACCCGGTGATACTGTAACTGTTTCAGGTCCTTATGGTGAGTTCTTTATCAAAGAGGACAGCCAGAAAGAGATGCTCTATATTGGTGGTGGAGCCGGTATGGCGCCTATGAGATCGCATTTGTACGAGCTCTTCAAAACTCTCAAGACCGGCCGTAAAGTTACTTATTGGTATGGTGGCCGATCCAAGCGAGAACTGTTTTACCTGGATCACTTCCGGCACCTGGAAGAACAATTCGAGAATTTTAAATTCTATGTTGTACTTTCCGAACCACTTGAAGAAGACAAGTGGGTTGAAAAGAAAGATGTCAACGATTCTGAGGGAGATGGATTCCTCGGCTTTGTTCACCAGGCTGTTATTGATCAGTATTTGCAAAATCATCCGGAACCGGAAGAAATTGAATTTTACTTCTGCGGTCCTCCACTCATGAACCAGGCCGTACAGAAAATGTGCGATGAATGGGGCGTCCCTGAAGAGAATGTCTCTTTTGACGATTTTGATTCGTAA
- a CDS encoding FAD:protein FMN transferase, with the protein MNRFLCIIFLLFFASCGQPGEPLFIENNGRAQGSTYQIKYESPKGQDFGKEIEEILRQIDLSMSTYVPSSLVSQINKGNTPVEVDSLFITVLNRSTEIAEETAGSFDPTVGPLVNLWGFGFKEIRQDVSADTLTQVLSKVGYESIQIDDMRVSIPEGFTIDFNAIAQGFTVDHIAEFLENHKVENYMVEVGGEVRAKGVNESGNVWRIGVDKPQEEIDAENRFQFVLELENAGLATSGNYRRFWVDEETGTRYSHTIDPKIGYPARNRLLSASIIAPSAMDADAYATVCMVQGLERCKELLASKENFEGYLIFSGDENEWDTFITEGFQAFIIEPVN; encoded by the coding sequence ATGAATCGCTTTCTTTGTATTATTTTTTTGCTTTTTTTTGCTTCATGTGGGCAGCCCGGAGAACCACTGTTTATTGAAAATAATGGCCGGGCCCAGGGATCTACCTATCAGATCAAATACGAATCGCCCAAGGGACAAGATTTTGGAAAAGAAATTGAGGAAATACTACGCCAGATTGATCTCTCTATGAGCACCTACGTTCCCTCCTCCCTCGTCTCACAAATTAATAAAGGGAATACACCTGTTGAGGTTGATTCGCTCTTTATAACCGTTTTAAACCGATCAACTGAAATAGCTGAAGAAACCGCCGGATCTTTCGATCCCACGGTGGGGCCTTTGGTAAATCTTTGGGGATTTGGTTTTAAAGAGATCCGGCAGGATGTCAGTGCCGATACCCTTACGCAGGTTTTATCCAAAGTTGGATATGAATCCATTCAAATTGATGATATGAGAGTGTCCATTCCTGAAGGATTCACGATTGATTTCAACGCTATCGCACAGGGATTTACAGTGGATCATATCGCAGAATTTCTGGAAAATCATAAAGTTGAAAATTATATGGTGGAAGTGGGCGGTGAAGTCCGCGCAAAAGGAGTGAATGAATCGGGTAATGTTTGGAGAATTGGTGTTGATAAACCACAAGAAGAAATTGATGCTGAAAACCGATTTCAATTTGTTCTTGAGCTTGAAAATGCGGGATTGGCAACCTCAGGAAACTATCGGCGATTTTGGGTTGACGAGGAAACCGGCACTCGTTACTCACACACAATTGATCCTAAAATCGGTTATCCGGCCCGTAATCGCCTTTTAAGTGCATCTATCATTGCTCCTTCCGCGATGGATGCAGATGCATATGCTACGGTCTGTATGGTCCAAGGACTCGAAAGGTGTAAAGAATTATTAGCGAGTAAAGAAAATTTTGAAGGCTACCTGATTTTCTCAGGAGATGAGAACGAATGGGATACGTTTATTACCGAAGGATTCCAAGCCTTTATTATAGAACCCGTAAATTAG
- a CDS encoding PAS domain-containing sensor histidine kinase, with product MENNEVQEEVFEIESYEGLEIYHEIFRQLIKNSFDMIVLLDAKGNQHYVSESCEKILGFKPDELTHVPVIETMLHPDDRENARKGFIELIRDSNPGGTQYRHRHKNGGWVYLEAFGTNQLDNPLIKSVVLNVRDITERKEAEQALKKSETRLQALNATKDRLLSIIGHDLKNPFSSILGFSELLTAEIQKKNYDDAEEFAKIIQHSSKQAVDLLNNLIVWAQSQTGKIEYQPESFLLDTVARELIELLLDACTAKSITIHNKISKATPLFADKTMITLIIRNLLSNAIKFTKPSGEITLEATKNDSELTVSVTDNGIGIKKSDLNKLFCNENGKTHSTEGTLKESGTGLGLLLCKDFIEMHGGKIWVESQPKKGSVFTFSIPIREKP from the coding sequence ATGGAGAACAACGAAGTACAAGAAGAGGTATTTGAAATTGAATCGTATGAGGGCTTAGAAATATACCACGAAATATTCAGGCAGCTCATTAAAAATTCCTTTGACATGATCGTGTTATTGGACGCCAAAGGAAATCAGCATTATGTCAGCGAATCCTGCGAAAAGATTTTAGGATTCAAGCCCGATGAACTCACACATGTTCCGGTAATCGAAACGATGCTTCACCCGGACGACCGGGAAAATGCCAGGAAAGGATTCATAGAACTGATAAGAGATTCGAACCCGGGAGGCACTCAATACAGACACCGCCATAAAAATGGAGGGTGGGTATATCTTGAAGCTTTTGGCACCAATCAACTCGACAATCCTCTTATCAAATCAGTTGTTTTAAATGTTCGGGATATTACCGAGAGAAAGGAAGCCGAACAGGCTTTGAAAAAAAGCGAGACAAGACTTCAGGCTCTGAATGCCACAAAAGATCGGCTACTGTCCATTATCGGCCACGACCTGAAGAATCCATTTAGTTCTATTTTGGGATTTAGCGAGCTTCTAACGGCAGAAATTCAGAAAAAAAATTATGATGATGCTGAAGAGTTTGCCAAAATAATTCAACACTCTTCCAAACAGGCTGTTGATTTGTTAAACAATCTCATTGTTTGGGCACAATCACAAACAGGTAAAATTGAGTATCAGCCTGAATCATTTTTACTGGATACCGTCGCCAGAGAATTAATTGAATTATTGCTTGACGCCTGTACAGCAAAATCAATTACTATTCATAATAAAATATCTAAAGCCACTCCCCTTTTTGCCGATAAAACCATGATTACGCTTATCATTCGCAATCTCCTATCAAATGCCATTAAGTTTACGAAACCCAGTGGAGAAATTACTCTTGAGGCTACGAAAAATGATTCTGAACTGACCGTCTCCGTAACAGATAACGGTATTGGTATCAAAAAAAGTGATCTCAACAAACTGTTTTGTAACGAAAATGGTAAAACCCATTCTACGGAAGGAACTCTAAAGGAATCTGGGACAGGTCTCGGGTTACTTTTATGCAAAGATTTCATTGAAATGCACGGCGGCAAAATATGGGTAGAAAGTCAGCCTAAAAAAGGTAGTGTCTTTACATTTTCAATACCCATTCGGGAAAAACCATAA
- a CDS encoding M42 family metallopeptidase has translation MFDSESHEFLEKLIITPSPTGYESEGQKVWKEFVSEFADSVESDAYGSAMAKLQINTDVPTIMLEAHADEIGMVVQHISSDGFVTLNKLGGSDSTIARAKRVVIHSRNGRVTGVVGNTAIHLQESKNGGGKQPAWKDIYVDIGVSSKEEALEMIQIGDPVTYADELEYLNDDIITGRALDNRIGGFVIAHVLKQLKKRKKDLKVNVIALNSVQEEVGGFGARMMSFRHMPDAALVTDVTHATDTPGINNKEHGTVKLGKGPTVQHGGANHRAIVELIEKTAKKQKIDIQHEATSIRTGTDTDSIFYQKTGIPSALISLPLRYMHSPVETASLRDVENLINLMTETVLAMDADQVFEV, from the coding sequence ATGTTCGATAGCGAATCTCACGAGTTTCTTGAAAAGCTGATTATCACTCCAAGCCCAACCGGATATGAGTCTGAAGGCCAAAAAGTCTGGAAAGAGTTTGTTTCAGAATTTGCCGATAGTGTAGAATCCGACGCATATGGTTCAGCCATGGCAAAGCTTCAAATCAATACTGATGTGCCAACGATTATGCTGGAGGCGCACGCGGATGAAATCGGGATGGTGGTTCAACATATTTCAAGTGATGGATTTGTGACGCTAAATAAACTCGGTGGAAGTGATTCCACGATTGCAAGGGCCAAACGGGTTGTGATTCATTCCCGAAATGGCCGTGTGACCGGAGTTGTGGGAAATACGGCTATTCATCTTCAGGAAAGCAAAAACGGCGGAGGTAAGCAGCCAGCCTGGAAAGATATTTATGTGGACATTGGCGTATCGTCAAAAGAAGAAGCCCTGGAGATGATCCAGATTGGTGATCCGGTCACCTATGCGGATGAGCTTGAATATTTAAATGATGATATCATCACCGGCCGCGCTCTTGATAACAGGATTGGCGGATTTGTGATTGCGCATGTACTAAAGCAATTGAAAAAGCGAAAGAAAGATCTGAAGGTCAATGTGATTGCCCTGAACTCCGTGCAGGAAGAAGTTGGCGGATTTGGGGCACGCATGATGAGTTTCCGTCACATGCCGGATGCCGCTTTAGTTACAGATGTAACCCACGCCACCGATACCCCTGGCATTAATAACAAAGAACACGGAACTGTGAAATTGGGTAAAGGGCCAACCGTTCAACACGGAGGTGCCAACCACAGAGCCATTGTGGAATTGATCGAGAAAACCGCCAAAAAACAAAAAATCGATATTCAGCACGAAGCTACGAGCATACGAACCGGAACGGATACGGACAGTATTTTCTATCAAAAAACCGGGATTCCAAGCGCGCTTATTTCGTTGCCATTGCGCTACATGCACTCACCGGTTGAAACAGCATCTTTGAGAGATGTTGAAAATCTAATTAATCTGATGACAGAAACCGTTCTGGCGATGGATGCAGACCAAGTTTTTGAGGTCTAA
- a CDS encoding acyl-CoA thioesterase translates to MKKPEYNKDSFAHWTELFVRFRDLDALNHVNNAVFNTYFEEARINFINEIPEFQASMSEGKSFMLVHLELDYIRPIEFHETLLIGTSVEEYGNTSIKGFQAIYSKGDAELKAIAKTTGVWFDLEAQKPTSLPEIKDRDKYLYKIPDNG, encoded by the coding sequence ATGAAGAAACCTGAATATAATAAAGACTCTTTCGCTCACTGGACCGAATTATTCGTTCGATTTCGAGATCTTGACGCTTTAAACCATGTAAATAACGCTGTTTTTAACACTTACTTTGAAGAGGCGCGAATCAACTTTATCAATGAAATTCCTGAATTTCAGGCATCCATGAGTGAAGGAAAAAGCTTTATGCTGGTGCACCTGGAACTGGATTATATCCGGCCCATTGAATTCCATGAAACTCTTCTGATTGGGACCTCGGTTGAAGAATACGGCAACACCAGTATAAAAGGATTCCAGGCGATTTATTCCAAAGGCGATGCTGAATTAAAAGCCATCGCTAAAACCACAGGCGTTTGGTTTGATCTGGAGGCTCAGAAACCAACGAGCCTGCCCGAAATTAAAGATCGCGACAAGTATCTCTACAAGATTCCCGACAATGGATAA
- a CDS encoding HD domain-containing protein, producing MDKSSQYKIFSDPVHGFITIPKGTILRLIDHPYVQRLRRIRQLGLGYLVFPAAEHSRFSHAIGALELGQRVLKNLREKDTTISDAEVTGTLIAILLHDVGHGPLSHTLEHTLIEDFNHEMMSLKIMETLNKEFDGELSTAIKIFKDQYPKKFLHQLISSQLDMDRLDYLKRDSFFTGVSEGSVGINRILKTMRVFKGNVVIEKKGIYAVENYILSRRLMYMQVYLHKTVLSADALLRKIFKRVRFLIDASENVDIPSLPLNYFLSKNPSSKKRITQKMLENYIALDDHDVYICIKQWAQHDDLILADLSHRFLSRQLFRTTFAERRERDRLQDQILSKTQKYLKKHGFPHDDESASYYYDVNESYSEAYRYENESIWILEDNNKAVEFSKAADTKHIIALTEPVVKPYLVHLKEI from the coding sequence ATGGATAAGAGTAGTCAATACAAAATCTTCAGCGATCCGGTTCACGGTTTTATTACCATTCCCAAAGGAACCATTTTGCGGTTGATTGATCATCCGTATGTTCAAAGATTGCGCAGGATTCGTCAGCTTGGTTTGGGCTATCTTGTATTTCCGGCGGCGGAACATTCCCGTTTTTCTCATGCCATTGGTGCCCTGGAACTTGGCCAGCGAGTCCTTAAAAATCTTCGAGAAAAAGACACTACAATCAGCGATGCGGAAGTTACCGGAACGCTGATCGCGATTCTTCTGCATGATGTTGGGCACGGCCCTCTCTCCCACACTCTTGAACACACATTGATTGAGGATTTCAATCACGAGATGATGAGCCTCAAAATCATGGAAACGCTGAATAAAGAATTCGACGGCGAGCTGAGTACGGCGATTAAAATCTTCAAAGACCAGTATCCGAAGAAGTTTCTCCACCAATTGATCTCTTCTCAGCTTGATATGGATCGTCTCGATTACCTGAAACGCGACAGCTTCTTTACCGGGGTTTCCGAAGGTTCGGTTGGAATCAATCGCATTCTAAAAACGATGCGGGTTTTTAAAGGAAATGTGGTGATTGAAAAGAAAGGAATTTATGCGGTTGAAAACTACATCCTCTCCCGACGATTGATGTATATGCAGGTATATCTTCACAAAACGGTTTTGAGCGCAGATGCTTTGCTGAGAAAAATTTTTAAACGTGTTCGTTTTTTGATTGATGCTAGTGAAAATGTGGATATTCCTTCCCTCCCATTAAATTATTTTCTCTCCAAAAATCCATCGTCCAAAAAGAGAATCACCCAGAAAATGTTGGAGAATTACATCGCACTGGATGATCATGACGTATACATCTGTATCAAACAATGGGCGCAGCATGACGATTTGATTTTAGCGGATCTTTCTCATCGATTTTTAAGCAGACAACTGTTTCGAACTACATTCGCCGAACGAAGAGAACGGGATAGACTACAGGATCAAATTCTTAGCAAAACCCAAAAGTATCTCAAAAAACATGGTTTCCCCCATGATGATGAATCTGCCAGCTATTATTATGATGTCAACGAAAGTTACAGTGAAGCCTATCGCTACGAAAACGAAAGCATCTGGATTTTAGAGGATAACAATAAAGCTGTGGAGTTCTCTAAAGCCGCAGACACCAAACACATCATTGCGTTGACCGAACCCGTTGTGAAGCCATATTTAGTACATCTGAAAGAAATTTAG
- a CDS encoding dihydrofolate reductase, translating to MKLSIIVAHDPNLVIGKDGELPWHFSEDLKFFKKTTMGSPILMGRGVFEELNEKPLPGRENVVLSRSKSYDHVPTFKSIDKALDHLSGHAQVFVIGGGEIYKQTINRVDELIITQVKKEYDGDTFFPEYRNQIGEVWEEVRREDHDKFSFVKYSRIHPN from the coding sequence ATGAAGTTATCCATTATTGTAGCTCACGATCCTAATCTTGTTATAGGAAAAGACGGCGAACTTCCCTGGCATTTCAGCGAAGATCTGAAGTTTTTCAAAAAAACAACGATGGGTTCACCAATTTTGATGGGACGCGGTGTCTTTGAGGAACTCAATGAAAAACCTCTTCCGGGAAGAGAAAACGTGGTGCTGAGCCGGTCCAAATCCTATGATCATGTACCAACCTTCAAATCTATTGATAAGGCGTTAGATCACTTATCAGGACACGCACAGGTGTTTGTGATTGGAGGAGGAGAAATCTACAAACAAACCATCAATCGGGTTGATGAGCTGATCATCACACAAGTGAAAAAAGAATATGACGGAGATACTTTCTTTCCCGAATATCGGAATCAAATCGGGGAAGTGTGGGAAGAAGTCCGGAGAGAAGATCACGACAAGTTTTCTTTTGTGAAATACAGTCGAATCCACCCAAATTAA
- a CDS encoding thymidylate synthase has product MKQYLDLVQNVMDHGVWKENRTGVKTLSNFAEFYKVDLSEGYPLLTTKKVFFRSVILELLWYLRGEDHIKWLRDEKDCHIWDAWADEDGYVGPIYPVLWRRFPMAKSSNGDVYKPLGDKQERDWQYEEYDQVQNAIHMLKTNPNSRRIVVSAWHPGLLGEMGLPPCHLMYIFNVADGKLNCHLTQRSGDIALGIPFNLACYSALTMAVAQEVGLKPGTFAHTIVDAHIYENHMDGLKEQLKREPRELPTLEIANKPVDELTFEDFTLKNYDPDPVIKFPVAV; this is encoded by the coding sequence ATGAAACAATATCTTGACCTGGTTCAAAATGTGATGGATCACGGAGTTTGGAAGGAGAATCGAACCGGTGTAAAAACACTTTCAAATTTCGCTGAATTTTATAAAGTGGACCTCTCCGAAGGCTATCCCCTCCTGACAACAAAGAAAGTGTTCTTCCGATCTGTGATTCTTGAACTGCTTTGGTATTTGCGTGGAGAAGATCACATCAAGTGGTTAAGGGATGAAAAAGATTGCCATATCTGGGATGCGTGGGCAGACGAGGATGGATACGTTGGTCCCATTTATCCGGTACTCTGGCGGCGGTTTCCAATGGCGAAATCAAGTAATGGAGATGTTTACAAACCACTGGGAGACAAACAAGAAAGAGATTGGCAATACGAGGAGTACGATCAGGTTCAAAACGCCATTCACATGCTTAAAACCAATCCAAATAGCCGGCGGATCGTTGTCTCTGCGTGGCATCCGGGATTGCTCGGAGAAATGGGATTACCGCCTTGCCATTTGATGTACATTTTTAACGTGGCAGACGGAAAACTGAATTGTCATTTAACGCAGCGCTCCGGGGACATTGCATTGGGAATCCCGTTTAATTTAGCGTGTTATTCAGCTTTAACGATGGCCGTTGCCCAGGAAGTCGGACTGAAACCCGGAACATTTGCTCACACAATTGTAGATGCACATATCTACGAAAATCACATGGATGGACTGAAAGAGCAACTGAAGCGTGAACCTCGGGAATTGCCAACACTGGAAATTGCAAATAAGCCGGTGGATGAGCTCACTTTTGAAGACTTTACTTTGAAAAATTATGATCCCGATCCGGTTATCAAATTTCCGGTTGCCGTATGA